A single region of the Acanthopagrus latus isolate v.2019 chromosome 11, fAcaLat1.1, whole genome shotgun sequence genome encodes:
- the slc10a4 gene encoding sodium/bile acid cotransporter 4 yields MENSSLLGGDARNAGLIDFVMSDTLKQVVDSPEDSVIAGFSSAIFLDGSRFRTVGVAEFMAAPPTESPHLMPAFWDSPLSHGINVFVGLVLCFTMLGLGCTVDVSQLGEHIRRPIGVLLALVCQFVIMPLVAFLLALAFSLGDVAAMAVLLCGCCPGGNLSNIMSLLVHGEMNLSIIMTISSTLLALVLMPLCLWIYSRAWINTPVVNLMPFGAIILTLCSTLIPIGLGVVLRYRHTRIADIVLKASLWSLLVTLVLLFILTGAMLGPDLLSTIPPSVYMVAILMPLCGYAAGYGLAVLFDLPPNSRRSVSLETGCQNVQLCTAILKLAFPPKLMGGMYMFPLLYALFQAAEAGIFILAYRMYRKKVLHKPDPMGDGEDITYQRFHDDEDFDTSYGAVTVSDPNTIMLDPCPPDPTPV; encoded by the exons ATGGAGAACTCCAGCCTGTTGGGTGGCGACGCACGAAACGCTGGCTTGATTGACTTTGTTATGTCGGACACTTTGAAACAAGTTGTGGATTCTCCGGAGGACAGTGTCATCGCTGGATTCAGTAGTGCCATCTTCCTTGACGGCAGCAGATTCCGGACTGTCGGTGTTGCTGAGTTTATGGCCGCTCCGCCGACGGAATCCCCCCACCTGATGCCCGCCTTCTGGGATTCCCCGCTCAGTCACGGAATCAATGTGTTTGTGGGACTTGTTCTGTGTTTCACCATGCTGGGGTTGGGCTGCACGGTGGATGTCAGTCAGCTCGGAGAACATATCCGCAGACCCATCGGGGTGCTGCTGGCACTGGTGTGTCAGTTTGTTATCATGCCCTTGGTGGCCTTTCTGCTGGCTTTAGCCTTCTCTCTGGGCGATGTGGCTGCGATGGCTGTGCTCCTCTGTGGCTGCTGCCCGGGAGGAAACTTATCAAATATCATGTCTCTGCTGGTGCACGGGGAGATGAATCTGAG caTCATCATGACCATATCCTCCACTCTGCTGGCGCTCGTGCTGATGCCGCTGTGTCTGTGGATCTACAGCCGCGCCTGGATCAACACACCTGTGGTCAACCTCATGCCCTTCGGTGCCATCATCCTGACCCTGTGCAGCACCCTCATCCCCATCGGTTTAGGAGTGGTGCTGAGGTACCGCCACACGCGCATAGCCGACATTGTTTTAAAG GCCTCTCTGTGGTCTCTGCTGGTCACCCTCGTGTTGCTGTTCATCCTCACCGGAGCGATGCTGGGGCCGGACCTCCTGTCCACCATCCCGCCCTCCGTCTACATGGTGGCCATCCTCATGCCTCTGTGCGGTTATGCGGCAGGCTACGGCCTGGCCGTGCTCTTCGACCTGCCTCCCAACAGCCGCCGGTCTGTCTCCTTGGAGACAGGATGCCAGAACGTGCAGCTGTGCACCGCCATCCTGAAGCTGGCCTTCCCCCCTAAGCTGATGGGAGGGATGTACATGTTCCCTCTGCTGTACGCCCTGTTCCAAGCAGCCGAGGCCGGCATTTTCATCCTGGCTTACAGGATGTACAGGAAGAAAGTCCTGCACAAACCCGACCCCATGGGGGACGGCGAGGACATAACATATCAGAGGTTTCACGACGATGAGGACTTTGACACATCCTACGGTGCCGTGACAGTGAGCGACCCAAACACCATCATGTTGGATCCCTGTCCCCCCGATCCAACCCCTGTTTAG
- the zar1 gene encoding zygote arrest protein 1, with translation MATYGDEPVDSYFYSSYNPYTGRYPRAKDTGWKYKSYLSHYGDTAEAFNNHQRAQLKSILSQINPKLTPRLRKANTKDVAVQVNPKRDASAQCSLGPRRLQALKGELWRKGRQEPAAPGSPKAAGGVRYPRTLAVYSPIAYRCVTSFLVDENNNNNDNEEASCGEAAAGEPPGTKSDENRAGEEGKTAKVPDKRNKTKFKQQMVSENTEPATEGSKGRARVRFQFLEQKYGYYHCRECNLRWESAYVWCVQGTNKVYFKQYCRKCQKEFNPYRVEDITCHTCNKARCSCAVTQRHVDPKRPHRQDLCGRCKGKRLSCESTFSFKYIV, from the exons ATGGCGACGTATGGTGACGAGCCAGTCGACAGCTATTTCTACTCATCTTACAACCCCTACACGGGCAGATATCCCCGGGCTAAAGACACGGGCTGGAAGTATAAAAGTTACCTCTCCCACTATGGCGACACAGCGGAGGCCTTCAACAACCACCAGCGCGCCCAGCTCAAGTCCATCTTATCTCAGATCAATCCAAAGCTCACCCCGAGGCTCCGGAAGGCCAACACTAAAGATGTGGCGGTGCAGGTGAACCCGAAGAGAGACGCCTCGGCGCAGTGCTCCCTCGGCCCGCGGAGACTCCAGGCCCTGAAGGGGGAACTCTGGCGCAAAGGGAGGCAGGAGCCCGCGGCCCCCGGCAGCCCCAAGGCGGCCGGCGGCGTGCGGTACCCCCGCACCCTCGCCGTGTACTCACCCATCGCCTACAGGTGCGTCACCTCCTTCCTGGTCGacgagaacaacaacaacaacgacaacgAGGAGGCCTCCTGCGGGGAGGCGGCGGCCGGAGAGCCGCCCGGGACGAAGAGCGACGAAAACCGGGCTGGTGAGGAGGGAAAGACCGCGAAGGTCCCAGACAAACGTAACAAAACAAAGTTCAAGCAGCAGATGGTCAGTGAAAACACGGAGCCGGCCACCGAGGGGTCAAAGGGCAGGGCGCGCGTGCGCTTCCAG TTTCTGGAGCAGAAGTACGGATATTATCACTGCCGAGAATGCAATCTGCGATGGGAGAGCGCCTACGTTTGGTGCGTTCAGGGCACCAACAAG gttTACTTCAAACAGTACTGTAGGAAATGCCAAAAGGAGTTTAACCCATACCGTGTTGAAGACATCACATGTCAC ACTTGCAACAAAGCACGTTGTTCCTGCGCAGTGACACAACGCCACGTTGACCCCAAGCGGCCCCACAGACAGGACTTGTGCGGCAGATGCAAAGGCAAGCGGCTGTCCTGCGAGAGCACGTTCAGCTTCAAATACATCGTCTAG